Part of the Triticum aestivum cultivar Chinese Spring chromosome 4D, IWGSC CS RefSeq v2.1, whole genome shotgun sequence genome is shown below.
CAAGATTAGCGCCGTCCATCCCGGCTCAATGGGGAACGGGTTTGCAGTGGAGCTAACGATGGCGGCTGTAGCTGTGGGCGCGACAGATCCGGCGGCGATGATGGCTTCCATGACGGTCGGCGCATCTACGGTCATGGGGCGGCGGAGCCGGCTGCGGCATCGGCTGCTGCGGCCATGGGTGAGATGGAGACAGCAACAATGGCAGTGGCCTCGGCCTTGGCAGCACAGACGCAACGAAGGATACATTGTAGGTGGCGGCAGCTCCGTGAGGGATGGAGCCGGTGACGTTTGCTGCATCCACGGCTGTGCGCGGGATGAAGGCGGCGTGACGATGGGGTTGCGGATGAGGCTAAGGGGAGACGACAGTGGCGATGGCGATGGCTAGTTCAAGAAGAAGGTGTGGTTGGTGCCAAGTCAGCGCTCCTGTTTATAGTGGTCATGGAGACGAAGGGTCAAGGCTATGCCGAGTTTCTGCTAAAAGAAACTCGGCAAAGGTGAGGGAGACGAAGGGTCAGGGCTTTGCCGAGTTTCCATTAATGGCAACTTCACAAAGCCTTCCCCACTGTCACATAGCTATTGCCTGGTCCCGTTTGGGTCCCATGGGACAGGTGTGTTTGCCGAGTTTGATTTTCCTGGTGCTTGGCAAATGATAGACTCTACCAAGTTTCATGTTATCGTTGAGTTCCTTTCCATGACACCGGGCAATCTGTCTCCTTTGCCGAGTTTCTCATCTTTGTTGATTTTATTTAACTCGGTTCATGGTAAACGGGTGGCATTGTCGAGCTCCCGATAAAAAGCACTCGGCAAACAACTGGAACTAGACATCTTCGACTTATCTAGTAGTGTGGACTTGTTGCTAAACACCGTGGCATTTCTCGTGCTTCAAATGGCCAAATTAGTAAGGGAAGATCAGGTTGCTACACTAAGTGATTGTCTTCCCGGCCTAAAAGACTGAATGGGAGATGGTAGAAACCACTCTCACATCTACTCATATAGTAGGGAGTGTTTCATCGCTACCTGATCCTTAATCACAAGAATTATATAAGGATGTCTTGGGTGGGAAGATGTCCCACCTTTTCCGAAAGTACCTTTTTTTCTCTGAGGGTACGCCAATgacgtaccttagctttatagaagggagAAAATATATACAAGAGTTATTACATTGCGCTAGATGGTAGTCACAAGCCGACCCCAACCTTTCGAATCTCAAGCTTAAATGCTCcaggtgtgaacagtaaaatcagaaaaaaaatcaaacaatTCTATTTTTTTGGCAAACTTTATAGAATGTTTGAAGTGCATGCAAACTATTATAACGAAATCACATtgatggaagtcgtggcaaaaaaaaagtTAGAGCTCCCAAATGCGTCTGAAAATAATATTTCCAGAGCATTGAATTTTTTTACCACACCTTCCACCACTATGATTCCGTGATGAATTTATGCATGCACTCTAAACATTCCTAAAAGTTTCCCAAAAAAATTAAGATTTTTTGAATCTTTATTCTTATTTTTTCAAATTTAGTGTTCATCTAAGAGCATTTGAGCTCGAGATTAGAGATCCCGCGTCCCACCTTTTCGCTAGTGCCTTTCTGGTGTGGCATGGAGTACATGCTGACATGGCTTCTAAGATCCGCTTCAAGATAATGATTGAAACACCACTTTATATTCAGGGTGAAAACTCTTGTTCTGACCTTGATTAATTGGGTTCGGCAGCGACGAACTTGTGTTGTTACCTTGTTGAAGAAGGCGTTGTTGCCGGGGAAAGAGTAGACTTAACGGTAGGTGTTTATTACATATCTTGTAACGGTAGACTTAGCTGTAGGTGTTTATTTCATATCTTGTAATGGTTCAGTAGTAATCGTCTTTGCTCTGTACTTActttaataattaataaaatggttgtgtgcatctcAATGATGTAGGGCCGAGGGTTTAACCTCATTTTTAGAAGGAAAAAAAGAATTATATAAGGATACAATTCTTAAAGATATGACATAGTACTCATTGTTTACATAGGGCCACTCCCTAAGATCATCTACCGGGCCACTGgctggatccgtacgtggtcgtcATTCAGCCATGCGGAAGCCAATGAGCATATGGTTTATGCGTGCAACCGTTGGAAGACGATAGCACGGGATACTTACAATCGGTTTGGATGACGTCCAGCAATAAGATAGGTGTTTAGTCATCTTGTCCTTTTGATGACGGTTGTGGCGATTTTTCTTTGATTTCATTACAGCTCATCTTGCGTGCATGTACCGAATTACGTACTTGATGTCTACTTggtttaataatatggctgcatttTTTTTGATAGAGGGAATATATTAATATGGTTGCATGCATCAATTTGATGTAGAGGCCGGATAATCctccattttttttaaaaaaaagcaaCAAGATTTTCCGTAGCCTTGAGAACATACTCTACGAGACACTGTTTGGGAGCAGGGAGTGTGAATTGAGATGTGGCTAATATGCCAAAGTTTATGTATGCAATATTAGCTGTGTGCACTTGATTTGGCCATTGTACCGGTCACGCGTCGTCAGCTTGTCCAGATCCCTCCTCGTGTTCCCATGAACCCAAATACGGCCGAAGACCTCAAATTCTGAAAGCATGCAGCGGCGTGAGGCTGCCTATCATGATGAAGCATGGGTCGATCGACCGGCGCCCGGCCGTGCAATTACACGACGCACGCCAGAGAAAGGCGAGCAGAAGAAAACCTCCCAGTACAATTACACGGCCATGCTAGAAAAAATAAGTAATACTTGATAGTACATGAATGACACCATCGATTTGAGGGGGCTGCTCGAACGCATGCACGGCAGGCTTCATCAGTTCTTTGCTATGGCCCTGACCTAAATTGAGTGGAAACCAGAGGGCATGATGGTGTGGTGGCGGTCTAGACATGCTAGGCAATCATTGTGCTGAAGCACTAGTGCACTACGTGCTGTGGTGCAACAATGGTGCCGAAAGAGGGACGGGAACGACGGATCCATCGTCCCGGTGGAGCCAACACTTGCCGACATGGGGCACGCACGATTTTGCTAACCTAAAGTGCAATTTTTTTGCCTCTCGGAAGCACCATCTCATTAGTCATTACAATTTGTGGTGCAAAAGCTGGCTTGCTTGACCGTTTCCAAAAAGGAGGGCAAATATTTGGCATCACATTCACACAGGACGTGACAATCCACGGATTTAACTTCTCAACGACTGATATCACCTGATGAAGCAGGGGCACCCCAATAACTCTGGGTGGAGCCTGGCTATAAATACCACGCTTCTCCATGGCGAGTAGCACCAAGCAAATACGAGTAGATCGAGCGTGCAAACAAACTAGCAGTACTTTTACTACTCTCCTCGTCTCCGACCCAACAGGCAACAGCAATGGCGTCTAAGGCGCCGTTATTCTCGCCGTCGCCACGGTCGTGGCAGCCTGCTGTGCCGTGGCTTCCGCGCAGACCAAGTTCGGCAAGCTCGTCATCACCGGCGTCGTGCCCTGCAACACCGGCACCCTCATCGACGTCGCCACTTCTCCGGCATTTCCAGGTAAAGCATGAGAGCTCGATGTATAATGCGCACGGCTTTGTGAACTGACACTATCCGATATACTAATTTGTCCTGGGTATATACGTGCACTGCAGACGCGAACGTGGAGCTGCGGTGCGGCGGCAACGTGGTGGCCGGCGCCAAGACGAGCCAGAACGGGTCGTTCGCGATGGAGGCAGACATGACCAACGCGCTGGCGGCGTTTGTGGGCGCCTGCGAGCTGGTGGTGGACACGCCGCTGGTAAAATGCGACGGGAAGCTGCCGGCGGCGGGGGCGCTGGTGTCCTACCTGCAGGGCCCGCTCACTAGGCTGCTCAGCGGCATCTTCCAGCTCGCCCCCGCCGGCTTCTCCTTCCGTATGAGCTGATCCACGGCCATCCACCCCACGCATGACGCCTAAGTAATGCGTACGCATGAGAAGTGGCAAGGACGCTAATTAATTACGTATAGCTCTTACGTACCATGCATGCCATGGCAGTGATACAAAAAATGGAACGTGTGTACCGCTAGCAGCATATATGGAATAAAGAATCCAAGTCATGCGTGAACTAAACACCCACTCTGATCGATTTTCCACTAGTATATTGATGCTCTCATGCCTGTATCTCAAATGTGCTAATCATGTCTGGGAATTGGCAGCAGGTCAATGAGATTTTATTTGAGAATAAAGGGTTCCACGATTTTTATAGAACTCAGTACCTTTTATATCTCCACTAATTCtgaaacaaaacacacacacaacACATGTGTAGAATGTGCTTGTGAATTTCCATCAATATATATGGGCGAAGTACCGAATTCTAATTTTTACTTGGTACTTCGCCATTATATACTGGAGTTTACCAGTATGTCCTATGTATAAAGTAGATACACAATTTAGGGGAAACAATATTGCTTTCTGCAAAGGAAACCTAAACCTTCACTTACCCAAAGATGCATGTAGGTGGGAAAGGCATGCTATATCTTTTCTTGTGACACTTGCAAATACATTTTATGTATTGACCCTTTTGGCTGCAACCTATCATGTTGCAGTACTTATGCAACATGAGTAAGGAATTACGATCTAGCGTTACGATACTCAATTTCTGTCTGTGAGTGGATAGACGCCAAAAGATAATATTGTATTTCCACGATATTCTATTGTAAGCTAGCCTCAAGCCAAGCATAGGTATGTAATGCATTAAACACTACATCTGCCCTGTAAGTTTTTTGGTATTTCATCATGTATTGTGTGTGTTAGCAATGGGTCCAGGGACTGTCACAATAAGCACAGTGATTTGGGTCCTTATCAGGATTTGTGTCTTTATAGATCTTCGAGTGAAACTAGGAAGGGTCTAACATTAAAAATTAGCAAGAAGGTGTAGGGTTTCTTCGGTTCACATAAAAAGTGGAGAAAAAAAGTAGGAATAAGAAGTTTTAATATGATGATATTatacactgaaggaaatatgccctagaggcaataataaagttgttattttatatttccttattcatgataaaggtttattattcatgctagaattgtattgatcggaaacttaaatacatgtgtgaatacatagacaaacactgtgtccctagtgagcctctacttgactagctcgttgatcaaaaatggttaaggtttcctaaccatggacatgagttgtcatttgataacgggatcacatcattaggagaatgatgtgatggataagatccatccgttagtttagcataatgattgttcaatttattgctattgctttcttcatgtgaaatacatattccttcgactatgagattatgcaactcccggataccggaggaatgccttgtgtgctatcaaacgtcacaacgtaattgggtgattataaagatgctctacagatatttccgaaggtgtttgttgagttggcatagatcgagattaggatttgtcactccgagtattggaggggtatctctgggccatctcggtaatgcacatcataagcttgcaagcaaacgactaaggagttagtcacgaggtgatgtattacggaacgagtaaagagacttgtcggtaacgagattgaactaggtatgaagatagcgacgatagaatctcgggcaagtaacatgccgatggacaaagggaattacgtatgttgtcataacgattcgaccgataaagatcttcgtagaatatgtaggacccaatatgggcatccatgttccactattggttattgaccggagaggtgtctcggtcatgtctacatagttctcgaacccgtagggtcagcacgcttaacgttcgatgacgatatagtattatatgaattatgcgatttggtaaccaaatgttgtttggagttccggatgagatcacggacatgacgaggagtctcgaaatggccgagaggtaaatattgatatatatgacgatggtattcagacaccgaaagtgtttcggcgGGTattgggtacttatcgggtcaccggaagggatttcgggcacccccggcaaaagatatgggccttatgggccaagtggggaaacgcaccagccacaagggctAGTGCCcgccccatatgggccggcctaagaggagaaggaaagagggaaagggaaaggaaagagtggaataggattcccattccttccctctccccccctctttcctttcccccgacaaacatggcagggaggggcgcggccaagggcaggagcccaaataggattcggacctacttggggcaccccttggCCTCTCCACtctctctcccacctatatatatgaggaggggggcgcctagcacacacaacatcaattgttagccgtgtgcggcgccccccctccacagtttacaccccgggtcatattctcgcggtgcttaggcgaagccctgcgcggatcacttcaccgtcatcgtcaccacgccttcgtgctgacggaactcatctactacctcgataccttgctggattaagaaggcgatggatgtcatcgagctgaatgtgtgcagaactcggaggtgccgtatattcggtgcttgatcggtcggagctagaagaagttcgactacatcaactgcgttgttaaaacacttccgctttcggtctacgagggtacgtagacacagtctccccctcgttgctatgcatctccatggatagatcattgtgtgtgcgtagatctttttttgtttttgatgcaacgtttcccaacagtggcatcagagccaggtctacgtagatgatatgcacgagtagaacacaaagagttgtgggcggtgatagtcatatttcttaccaccaacgtcttattttgattcggcagtattgtgggttgaagcagcccagaccaaccttacatgtccacgcacatgagaccggtttcaccgacagacatgcaactagttttgcataaaggtgggtggcgggtgtctgtttctcctactttagttgaatcggatttgactgcgaccggtccttgaagaaggttaaaacagcaaacttgacgaaacaccgttgtgattttgatgcgtaggtaagaacggttcttgctagaagcccgtagcagccacgtataacttgcaacaacaaagtagaggacgtctaacttgtttttgcagggcatgttgtgatgtgatatggtcaagacatgatgtgatatacgtttttgtatgagatgatcatgttttgtaaaagttatcgagaaccggcaggagccttagggttgtctctttattgtatgaagtgcaagcgccatgtaattgctttactttatcactatgcgttagcgatagttgtagaagcaatagttggcgtgacgaccttgacgcaacgatgctacgatggagatcaaggtgtcaagtcggtgacgatggagatcatgacgatgctttgaagacggagatcaaaagcacaagatgatggccatatcatgtcacatattttgattgcatgtgatgtttatattttatgcatcttattttgcttagaacggcggtagcattataagatgatcccttcactaaatttcaaggtaaaagtgttctccctgagtatgcaccattgctacagttcgtcgtgttgagacaccacgtgatgatcgggtgtgatagactctacgttcacatacaaagggtgcaagacagttttgcacatgtggaatacttgggttaaacttgatgagcctagcatttacagacatggcctcggaacactggagaccgaaaggtcgaacgtgaatcatatagtagatatgatcaacatagagatgttcaccatttatGACTACCCcattcacgtgatgatcggacatgggttagttgatttggatcacgatcacttagatgacttgagggatgtctattttaGTGGgagttcactacaagaaatatgtcaacttgcgaccatcactattggtcactgaaaggtcattatttttcatttgcgacctttttttgaccaaaaacagatggtcaaaagctgacggtcataaactgaaattaacgaccttctctgtgagaaggttgtGGAAGgccacgaccaaaacaaaaggtcgttgatcctatgaccttctgttttggtcgctagctctctgcccaggccacgtcaagctgacgtggcaaaattgcgaccaaataAAAAGTCGttgacaagaatcagcccggtccgattaggtgtctacatgggccgagcccaacaattcagcctttttatatattttttcttattaattttggTCAGTTATATGGGTCAGGCCCAACTATTCGGCCTTTTTAATTTCTGGGCCATGGCCTTTTCGCCTCAACAGCTTCAATTTTTTCCACTAGTCaaatgggtcccagttgtcaggttctggtaagtgggtcccaactagcaaggtcatattcttcatatttcaatttgacagtaaataaataaccagtatttaaattggcacaaacaAAAAACACACGTAATACTCCAGATTCAGTACAGAGCTCCTGTTGTACAAATAACAGGTAATAACATATACAATACTTTACAAGATCTAAAAGCTCTACACGTAATAAGCTCCAACATATACAAGCTCTAGCAGAAGCTCTACAAGTGCAATAACTAGCTACAAGCTCTAAAAGTATGGCAATCACGGTTACAAGCTCCATAGGTGTAATAACAAGATACAGTTACGAGCTATGTTCTTCAGCATGGAGCTCTTTCGATAGCGATCGTAAACTAGGCACCTGCTCCTGTCAGGACTAGGCTAACAGAACGGTGATATGCCTTCCAGGGTCGCCCTGTTACATGTATCAACAGAGAAGAATTAGCTTTAAAAAGATCAGCAGAGAAGAATTAGAAAAACTGGAGCCAAAATACCAAGAAGAGACCATTCAAACAAGGACAGTTATTTAGACTAGATGACGACACAAATTcagctagtaccatgctttttgtcctccagctagttaaaatgagatagCAGCAGCAATTCAAATAATTGAGTAATTTGAAACAGCAGCAGCAATTTAGGGGTTGAACAAAGCTACAGGGGCTCTAAGTTTTGACAGAGTTACCAGGAAAAATGTAGAGCTGTTTGTGAAGCTATGGAATAGTTTTAAGCAATACAAAGGAGCTTTATCTTGAGGAATAACAGAGCATGACAAACAAATGCATGTGTTTCTGAAACCACATGAGACTTTGCAACACATTTACCGCAGCGACTCATATTTTAAAGCATCCAGTCAAATGGCCTTATAATACCAGACAAGGAGGAACAGTTACAGATGTGTGCACTTATCAGATATACAGAAACCATGCTTAAAAACTCACATATACAAATTTATGTGCATATACACGTAGAACAGGGCTACTAAGCAAACTAGCAACCATGCACTTGATAACCTGCCCTGCACACTCTTATTCCCTCAAGTAATTCCCATTCCACAAGAACGGCACATGTACAATGTTCAAATTAGATAGGATTTTTTTCTCAGGAGAGCAAGCTTTGAACCCACATGTTACATAGCTATTGCATATATCCCCATACAACAACAGAACTACTACATCATCCATGCATATAAACTTTTGCTCCCAGCCAACACCATGAGTCTTCTCAGCTACCTACCCAACTACAAGTCAGGAGGCCACTACTGTTAAACCAACTCAAGTGAGAGAGCCAGCAAACTAGGTGGGATCTTTCCTTATCACTAAAATAAAAATCTGAGCACACCAAAAATTGATTGTGTCATAAGATGATCCTGAGAGTGCAGCACCATGTTACCATCTCTAAAGCTGATTAGCCAGCAGCAAAAATTGTGTAACAATTGTGTACCATCTCTAGGTAGGAGATGGACTCACCGGAGAGGAGGTTGTAGTCGAAGCCGCAcacaggcgccgccgccgccgtcaccctcTAGAGGAGACGCTGCCGCTTCTTCGACGGACTCATCTGGTACAAGGAGATCATCAAAATGCATCACACTCATGATCAAAAACGCAGCAGCAGGAGCAAGATAGAAAAAAAAATTCAGTTGAGAAGTTGAGAATCTCAGGGGCTGGGCTTACCCATGGGTTGAGAAGGAGGTTGATCTGCTGCCACCCACACATGCATCTATCAATCAAAAAAAGAACCTTCAGGCTCTCAAAGACCTTCCTGGGGCCGGCAGCAGCATGAACAAAGGAAACAGAGAGGCGTGAGGAAAccgaatcaaatcaaatcaaacatCAAAGGGAGAGGACAACAATCATTTATTTTGTAGCATCTTGAGATAACTTGAGAAATCCAACCAAACCATTCTACTGCATTTTTTGGGTAGCAAGCAAAATATACTAAAAGCAGAGTCAATTCAAATCGGAGATGGACTCTAGTTCATCAATGGATGAGTGGCATTAACTGTTTGAACACCACACCGTCACAGCATCAAAAGCGGTACCATGACAAGTGCATCAGGTGTTCCATTTAGCACAAACACAAACTTCATTTAGACCGTGCTATCAAAAAAATATGTACAGGGCTAGCTCACTAGGCATGCAAATTGGCAATGTATGTAGTACAAACAAGATTTCAAGCTAGCTAGCTAGATTGAACAACAACAGTTAGTTACCACACTAACTtcctgtagtatgtatatatgcaAACAAGTTTCAATCGATCGATATTATGCATGATACGCCTAGCCTAGCTACAACAACCAACAAGGGTAGTCCAAActgagagctagctagctaggagGACCCAGCAGTGGAGTGTGACAACAGTAGCACCCATTCAAAATTCAGTCAAGCATGTGTGCAAGTAAAAAatgcagagcagagcagcagcaaattgagagcaagCCTATGAAATCGAGGAGGACAAGGGAGGcgtggagggtgtcggtgtcaaaaccggcggatctcgggtagggggtcccgaactgtgcgtctaaggatgatggtaacaggagaagggggacacaatgtttacccaggttcgggccctctctatggaggtaataccctacttcctgcttgattgatcttgatgaatataagtattacaagagttgatctaccacgagatcgagatggttaaaccctagaagtctagcctgtatgactatggtaatgaatatctcccctccggactaagtcctctggtttatatagacaccgggaggatctagggttacacaaggtcggttacaaagaaaggaatctacatatttgatcaccaagcttgccttccacgccaaggagagtcccatccggtcacgggtgcagtcttcggttttcatatcttcacatcccatcagtctggcccatggctgacaggccggacgtccgaggaccccttagtccaggactccctcagaggggaaGGGAAACCTCTCGCTTGAGGTTGGGCGTCGTTTTGAGAGAGAAGATGCACGCGGGGGAAGCaggactcctcctctccctcctccctgcatcGAGTTGCTGCTACTGCTGCGTGTGGGTAAGGAAGGTAGGCACATCAGGGAAGGGTAGGGGAACATATTGAATAGGAGAGGGAGGGGCTGACCTTGATGGCGTCGGAGTAGGGCTGGAGCAGCGTCATCCAT
Proteins encoded:
- the LOC123096907 gene encoding phylloplanin, yielding MGNGFAVELTMAAVAVGATDPAAMMASMTVGASTVMGRRSRLRHRLLRPWVRWRQQQWQWPRPWQHRRNEGYIVGGGSSVRDGAGDVCCIHGCARDEGGVTMGLRMRLRGDDSGDGDGAVILAVATVVAACCAVASAQTKFGKLVITGVVPCNTGTLIDVATSPAFPDANVELRCGGNVVAGAKTSQNGSFAMEADMTNALAAFVGACELVVDTPLVKCDGKLPAAGALVSYLQGPLTRLLSGIFQLAPAGFSFRMS